Proteins found in one Streptomyces sp. NBC_00461 genomic segment:
- a CDS encoding DUF2786 domain-containing protein encodes MSSTASSTVESAFRAALYAETDTALDAGASLLAAHPAADEELADRGREFVATAWRRGWQPADVVRMVRRELEDVHVRLASALIRAQRPDDRPRGPRWTAQLDELTAEAAEAEAGGPPPRTDRFTHATTVLELYRLLLRLPTLDPLDEPTRQPGAGAGADAGPRSESRMLTRIRALLAKAEATGFPQEAEALSAKAQELMARHSIDEALLAARAPSPDAPGACRIGVEAPYEQAKAVLLDAVATANHCRAVWNEPLGFSTVVGFEADLEVVELLYTSLLVQATTAMTKAETAQRAGGRRRTKTFRQSFLAAYAHRIGTRLAAAAETQVTDDLLPVLASREVAVTAHTDRMFPQTTTSRLRGVSDAAGWTEGAQAADRAQVGARPRLP; translated from the coding sequence GTGAGCAGCACTGCCTCCAGCACCGTCGAAAGCGCCTTCCGGGCCGCCCTGTACGCCGAGACCGACACCGCCCTCGACGCGGGCGCCTCCCTGCTGGCCGCGCACCCGGCAGCGGACGAAGAACTCGCCGACCGCGGCCGGGAGTTCGTGGCGACGGCATGGCGGCGCGGCTGGCAGCCCGCCGACGTCGTCCGGATGGTGCGGCGCGAGCTGGAGGACGTACACGTACGCCTGGCGTCGGCGCTGATCCGCGCGCAGAGGCCCGACGACCGCCCGCGCGGCCCCCGCTGGACCGCGCAGCTGGACGAGCTCACGGCCGAGGCGGCCGAAGCCGAGGCCGGCGGCCCGCCACCGCGCACCGACCGCTTCACGCACGCGACCACCGTCCTGGAGCTGTACCGCCTGCTGCTGCGCCTGCCGACCCTCGACCCCCTCGACGAGCCCACGCGGCAGCCCGGTGCCGGTGCCGGTGCCGACGCCGGTCCCAGATCCGAGTCGCGCATGCTCACCCGTATCCGCGCACTGCTCGCCAAGGCGGAGGCGACCGGCTTCCCCCAGGAGGCGGAGGCACTGTCCGCGAAGGCGCAGGAGCTGATGGCCCGCCACAGCATCGACGAGGCGCTGCTCGCCGCCCGGGCGCCGTCCCCCGACGCCCCCGGAGCGTGCCGGATCGGCGTCGAGGCGCCGTACGAGCAGGCGAAGGCGGTGCTGCTGGACGCGGTGGCCACCGCGAACCACTGCCGGGCCGTGTGGAACGAGCCGCTGGGCTTCTCCACCGTCGTCGGCTTCGAGGCGGACCTGGAGGTGGTCGAGCTCCTGTACACCTCGCTCCTCGTGCAGGCCACGACGGCCATGACGAAGGCGGAGACGGCCCAGCGGGCGGGCGGCCGCAGACGCACCAAGACCTTCCGGCAGTCCTTTCTCGCGGCCTACGCCCACCGGATAGGCACGCGCCTGGCGGCGGCCGCCGAGACGCAGGTGACCGACGACCTGCTCCCGGTGCTGGCCTCCCGCGAGGTCGCGGTCACCGCGCACACGGACCGCATGTTCCCGCAGACGACCACGTCCCGCCTGCGCGGGGTGAGCGACGCCGCGGGCTGGACCGAGGGCGCGCAGGCAGCGGACCGGGCCCAGGTAGGGGCCCGGCCACGGCTTCCGTGA
- a CDS encoding DUF4232 domain-containing protein yields MRATPITVAALAAALLLTACDDNGGDGAASGDTNKSGTSESKAGDACTLDGVGVQVAASAAPGAGDSGNVTVTITNRGSKCTLNGFPGVGLHAGADSSTVPADKAAKAQKLTLAKDATASFTIAYVRGEAGGSKSLAVKTAAFTLPGSSAAHSFKWSYGDVALKSGASSPNASVTAFQQAGD; encoded by the coding sequence ATGCGCGCCACCCCGATCACCGTCGCCGCCCTCGCCGCGGCCCTTCTGCTGACCGCCTGCGACGACAACGGCGGTGACGGCGCCGCGAGCGGCGACACGAACAAGAGCGGCACGAGCGAGAGCAAGGCCGGTGACGCCTGCACGCTCGACGGCGTCGGTGTGCAGGTCGCGGCGAGCGCGGCCCCGGGCGCCGGGGACTCCGGCAACGTCACCGTCACGATCACCAACCGCGGCTCCAAGTGCACCCTGAACGGCTTCCCGGGTGTCGGCCTGCACGCGGGCGCCGACTCCAGCACCGTCCCTGCCGACAAGGCCGCCAAGGCCCAGAAACTGACCCTCGCCAAGGACGCGACCGCCTCCTTCACGATCGCCTACGTCCGGGGCGAGGCGGGCGGAAGCAAGAGCCTCGCGGTGAAGACCGCGGCGTTCACCCTGCCCGGCTCCAGCGCCGCCCACAGCTTCAAGTGGTCCTACGGCGACGTCGCTCTCAAGAGCGGCGCGAGCAGCCCGAACGCCTCGGTGACCGCCTTCCAGCAGGCCGGCGACTGA
- the rpsN gene encoding 30S ribosomal protein S14, giving the protein MAKQSKIAKNEQRREIVARYAERRAELKEIIRRPSSTDAERLAAQRELRRQPRDASPTRVRNRDQVDGRPRGYFRVFGLSRVSLREQAHAGYLPGVRKSSW; this is encoded by the coding sequence ATGGCGAAGCAGAGCAAGATCGCGAAGAACGAGCAGCGGCGGGAGATCGTCGCCCGGTACGCCGAGCGCCGCGCCGAGCTGAAGGAGATCATCCGCCGGCCGTCGTCGACGGATGCCGAACGGCTCGCCGCCCAGCGGGAGTTGCGGCGCCAGCCGCGCGACGCAAGCCCGACGCGCGTACGCAACCGCGACCAGGTGGACGGACGGCCGCGCGGGTACTTCCGGGTCTTCGGGCTGTCGCGGGTGTCGCTGCGGGAACAGGCGCATGCCGGATATCTGCCGGGCGTGCGCAAGTCCTCCTGGTAA
- the rpmB gene encoding 50S ribosomal protein L28 — translation MSAHCMLTGARPGFGNRISRSHRRTSRRFDPNIQSKRYWLPGEGRHVRLRLSTKGIRTVDTIGVEAAVARIRARGVRV, via the coding sequence ATGTCCGCGCACTGCATGCTGACCGGCGCCCGGCCCGGCTTCGGCAACCGCATCTCCCGCTCCCACCGGCGCACGTCCCGCCGCTTCGACCCCAACATCCAGAGCAAGCGGTACTGGCTGCCGGGCGAAGGCCGGCACGTGCGGCTGCGGCTGAGCACGAAGGGGATCAGGACCGTCGACACGATCGGCGTCGAGGCGGCCGTGGCGCGGATCCGCGCGCGCGGGGTGCGGGTCTGA
- a CDS encoding DUF397 domain-containing protein yields the protein MAATELNGVAWQKSLHSNSQGSCVEFARLPGGDVAVRNSRFPEGPALVYTRAEIEAMLLGVKDGEFDHLVVG from the coding sequence ATGGCGGCCACGGAGCTGAACGGAGTGGCCTGGCAGAAGAGCCTGCACAGCAACTCGCAGGGATCCTGCGTGGAGTTCGCGAGACTGCCCGGCGGGGACGTGGCCGTGCGCAACTCGCGCTTCCCCGAAGGTCCGGCGCTCGTCTACACGCGCGCCGAGATCGAGGCGATGCTCCTGGGCGTCAAGGACGGCGAGTTCGACCACCTCGTGGTGGGCTGA
- a CDS encoding ATP-binding protein has product MGTNGSTMLEPLRQGLPPLDPAAVSNAASCALPARYEAVREARRFTRRTLDQWDIGDRFDDVCLVVSELVTNSLRHGLPAGTLCTAVQTPPVRLHLMRWTERLVCAVRDPSHASPVAREADDFSAESGRGLFLVDSFADSWGWHPMAGTLGGKVVWALFRLPQAPQPLPAQ; this is encoded by the coding sequence ATGGGGACGAATGGATCGACCATGCTCGAGCCGTTACGGCAGGGCCTTCCGCCGCTGGATCCCGCGGCCGTGTCCAACGCCGCATCCTGCGCCCTTCCCGCCCGCTACGAAGCAGTGCGCGAGGCAAGGCGGTTCACCCGCAGAACCCTCGACCAGTGGGACATAGGCGACCGCTTCGACGATGTCTGTCTGGTGGTCTCCGAGCTGGTCACCAACTCGCTGCGGCACGGCCTGCCGGCGGGCACCCTGTGCACGGCGGTGCAGACCCCGCCCGTGCGTCTGCACCTGATGCGCTGGACCGAGCGGCTGGTGTGCGCGGTGCGCGACCCGAGCCACGCGAGCCCGGTCGCCCGCGAGGCGGACGACTTCTCCGCCGAGTCGGGCCGCGGCCTGTTCCTCGTCGACTCCTTCGCCGACAGCTGGGGCTGGCACCCGATGGCCGGCACCCTCGGCGGCAAGGTCGTCTGGGCGCTGTTCCGGCTGCCGCAAGCACCTCAGCCACTGCCCGCGCAATGA
- a CDS encoding helix-turn-helix domain-containing protein, producing MLLGSQLRRLREARGITREAAGYSIRASESKISRMELGRVSFKTRDVEDLLTLYGITDEQERTQLLSLAREANVAGWWHSYSDVLPSWFPTYVGLEGAAHLIRAYEVQFVHGLLQTEAYARAVVRRGMRGASPADIEKRVELRLERQKNLVSERAPDFHVILDEAALRRPYGDREVMRGQLQHLIEISARPNVRLQIMPFGFGGHSGESGAFTILSFPESDLSDVVYLEQLTSALYLDKQEDVGQYEKALKELQQDSPGPDESRDLLRGLLQLS from the coding sequence ATGCTGCTCGGCTCGCAACTCAGGCGGCTGCGCGAGGCGCGTGGCATCACCCGCGAGGCGGCGGGCTACTCGATCCGCGCGTCCGAGTCGAAGATCAGCCGGATGGAACTGGGCCGGGTGAGCTTCAAGACGCGTGACGTCGAAGACCTGTTGACGCTGTACGGCATCACGGACGAGCAGGAGCGCACCCAGCTCCTGTCCCTCGCCCGCGAGGCCAACGTCGCGGGCTGGTGGCACAGTTACTCGGACGTGCTGCCGAGTTGGTTCCCCACCTATGTGGGCCTGGAGGGCGCGGCGCATCTGATCCGGGCCTACGAGGTGCAGTTCGTGCACGGCCTGCTGCAGACCGAGGCGTATGCACGTGCTGTGGTGCGGCGGGGGATGAGGGGGGCGAGCCCCGCCGACATCGAGAAGCGGGTGGAGCTGCGCCTGGAGCGGCAGAAGAACCTCGTCTCCGAGCGCGCGCCCGACTTCCACGTCATCCTGGACGAGGCCGCCCTGCGCCGCCCGTACGGCGACCGCGAGGTGATGCGCGGTCAGCTCCAGCACCTGATCGAGATCTCGGCACGGCCGAACGTGCGGCTGCAGATCATGCCGTTCGGCTTCGGCGGCCACTCGGGTGAGAGCGGCGCGTTCACGATCCTCAGCTTCCCGGAGTCCGACCTGTCGGACGTCGTCTATCTGGAGCAGCTCACCAGTGCGCTCTACCTGGACAAGCAGGAGGACGTCGGCCAGTACGAGAAGGCGCTGAAGGAACTCCAGCAGGACAGTCCCGGGCCGGACGAGAGCCGCGACCTGCTGCGAGGTCTCCTCCAGCTCTCCTAG
- a CDS encoding aldehyde dehydrogenase family protein, with protein MSSYFTDLAQQYIDGEWRQGTGSWDIIDFNPYDGEKLASITIATVDEVDDAYQAAARAQKQWAKTNPYARRAVFEKALRLIEEREQEITEVIIAELGGTRLKAGFELHLAKEFLRESIQWALRPEGKILPSPVDGKENRLYRVPVGVVGVISPFNFPFLLSIKSVAPALALGNGVVLKPHQNTPITGGSLVAKIFEDAGLPGGLLNVVITDIAEIGDAFIEHPIVKVVSFTGSDKVGRHVATVCASHFKRSVLELGGNSAIVVLDDADIDYAVDAAVFSRYVHQGQVCMAANRVLVDRTIADEFTEKFVAKVKTLKAGDPRDPETVIGPVINSSQADALSGVVEQAVAEGATALLRGTTTDNLVEPSVLTGVPADSPLLRQEVFGPVVFLIPFDGEEQAVRIANDTPYGLSGAVHTGDVERGVAFAKQIDTGMFHVNDGTVHDEPLVPFGGEKSSGVGRLNGETTIDSFTTLKWISVQHGRSGFPF; from the coding sequence ATGTCGTCGTACTTCACCGACCTGGCTCAGCAGTACATCGACGGCGAATGGCGCCAGGGCACGGGCTCCTGGGACATCATCGACTTCAATCCGTACGACGGCGAGAAGCTGGCGTCGATCACGATAGCCACGGTCGACGAGGTCGACGACGCGTACCAGGCGGCGGCCCGCGCCCAGAAGCAGTGGGCGAAGACCAACCCGTACGCCCGCCGCGCGGTGTTCGAGAAGGCGCTGCGGCTGATCGAGGAGCGCGAGCAGGAGATCACCGAGGTGATCATCGCCGAACTCGGTGGCACCCGTCTGAAGGCCGGTTTCGAACTCCACCTGGCCAAGGAGTTCCTGCGCGAGTCGATCCAGTGGGCGCTGCGCCCCGAGGGCAAGATCCTCCCGTCGCCGGTGGATGGCAAGGAGAACCGCCTCTACCGCGTCCCGGTCGGCGTGGTGGGCGTCATCAGCCCCTTCAACTTCCCCTTCCTGCTGTCGATCAAGTCGGTCGCCCCGGCCCTGGCCCTCGGTAACGGCGTGGTGCTCAAGCCCCACCAGAACACCCCGATCACCGGCGGCTCCCTGGTCGCGAAGATCTTCGAGGACGCGGGTCTCCCGGGCGGTCTGCTCAACGTCGTCATCACGGACATAGCGGAGATCGGCGACGCCTTCATCGAGCACCCGATCGTGAAGGTCGTCTCCTTCACGGGCTCCGACAAGGTCGGCCGCCACGTGGCCACCGTCTGCGCCTCGCACTTCAAGCGCTCGGTCCTGGAACTCGGCGGCAACAGCGCGATCGTGGTCCTCGACGACGCCGACATCGACTACGCGGTCGACGCGGCGGTCTTCAGCCGGTACGTCCACCAGGGCCAGGTCTGCATGGCCGCCAACCGCGTCCTGGTCGACCGTACGATCGCCGACGAGTTCACGGAGAAGTTCGTCGCCAAGGTGAAGACCCTCAAGGCGGGCGACCCGCGCGACCCTGAGACCGTCATCGGCCCGGTCATCAACTCCTCGCAGGCGGACGCTCTTTCGGGTGTCGTCGAGCAGGCGGTCGCCGAGGGTGCGACGGCCCTGCTGCGCGGCACGACCACCGACAACCTGGTCGAGCCCTCGGTCCTCACCGGCGTCCCCGCCGACTCGCCGCTGCTGCGGCAGGAGGTCTTCGGCCCGGTCGTGTTCCTCATCCCCTTCGACGGCGAGGAGCAGGCCGTGCGCATCGCCAACGACACGCCGTACGGCCTGAGCGGCGCCGTCCACACGGGCGACGTGGAGCGGGGCGTCGCCTTCGCCAAGCAGATCGACACCGGCATGTTCCACGTGAACGACGGCACCGTGCACGACGAGCCCCTCGTGCCCTTCGGCGGCGAGAAGAGCTCCGGTGTGGGCAGGCTGAACGGCGAGACGACCATCGACTCCTTCACCACCCTGAAGTGGATCTCGGTGCAGCACGGCAGGAGCGGGTTCCCGTTCTAG
- a CDS encoding DinB family protein, with product MVTHVLVEERGDERGALLSFLAEQRGGIRRAVLGLTDEQASSRPSVSELSLGGLVKHVAETEQGWVARARGESPTVHRDPSNWHECFALLDGETVESQLAYWEKVAAETEAYVRSVPSLDDTFPLPDQPWFPPEGRVSVRWLCLHLIRETARHAGHADIIRESLDGKTAFELVALAEE from the coding sequence ATGGTCACTCACGTACTGGTCGAGGAGCGGGGCGACGAGCGGGGGGCGCTGCTGTCCTTCCTGGCGGAACAGCGTGGCGGCATCCGCCGGGCGGTGCTCGGGCTGACGGACGAGCAGGCCTCGTCCCGCCCCAGCGTCAGTGAGCTGTCCCTGGGGGGTCTGGTGAAGCACGTCGCGGAGACCGAGCAGGGCTGGGTGGCCCGCGCGCGGGGCGAGTCGCCGACCGTGCACCGTGATCCGTCGAACTGGCACGAGTGTTTCGCGCTCCTCGACGGCGAGACCGTCGAGTCGCAGCTCGCGTACTGGGAGAAGGTCGCCGCCGAGACCGAGGCCTACGTCCGCTCGGTGCCGAGCCTGGACGACACCTTCCCGCTCCCGGACCAGCCCTGGTTCCCGCCGGAGGGGCGCGTCTCCGTGCGCTGGCTGTGCCTGCACCTGATCCGCGAGACCGCCCGGCATGCCGGGCACGCCGACATCATCCGGGAGTCCCTCGACGGGAAGACGGCGTTCGAGCTGGTGGCGCTCGCCGAAGAGTGA
- a CDS encoding PadR family transcriptional regulator, which yields MSTIRLLVLGAVRQHGRAHGYQVRSDLEYWGAHEWSNAKPGSIYHALKQLAKQGLLHAHEIAPSTAGGPPRTEYEITDWGTEEFLRLLREALTSYDQKMDVKSAAIGFMVDLPRAEVVALLKERVRRSEEWRGAVTEHYVPEDGPGQLGHIGEIMNLWVHTADAEAEWTEGLIGRIEGGAYTFAGEGEPFVGVLAEGEENPYATGERHPGDDH from the coding sequence ATGTCAACTATCCGTCTCCTCGTGCTGGGCGCGGTCCGCCAGCACGGGCGGGCCCACGGCTACCAGGTGCGGAGCGACCTGGAGTACTGGGGGGCGCACGAGTGGTCCAACGCCAAGCCCGGCTCGATCTACCACGCCCTGAAGCAGCTGGCCAAGCAGGGACTGCTGCACGCGCACGAGATCGCGCCGTCCACGGCCGGCGGGCCGCCGCGCACGGAGTACGAGATCACCGACTGGGGCACCGAGGAGTTCCTCCGGCTGCTGCGCGAGGCGCTGACCTCCTACGACCAGAAGATGGACGTGAAGTCGGCGGCCATCGGCTTCATGGTCGACCTGCCGCGTGCTGAGGTGGTGGCCCTGCTGAAGGAGCGGGTCCGGCGCAGCGAGGAGTGGCGAGGGGCCGTCACCGAGCACTACGTCCCGGAGGACGGCCCCGGACAGCTCGGCCACATCGGCGAGATCATGAACCTCTGGGTGCATACGGCCGACGCCGAGGCCGAGTGGACCGAGGGGCTGATCGGCCGCATCGAGGGCGGGGCGTACACGTTCGCGGGGGAGGGTGAGCCCTTCGTCGGTGTCCTGGCCGAGGGGGAGGAGAACCCCTACGCCACGGGGGAGCGCCATCCCGGGGACGACCACTAA
- a CDS encoding ATP-binding cassette domain-containing protein → MADAAITVDGARKKYGEKHALGGLDLTVARGTVHAVLGPNGAGKTTLVRILSTLLAPDAGRIEVAGHDVVAEGRAVRLRIGLLGQHAALDEELSGRQNLEMFGRLYHLGARPARVRAGELLERFGLTGTGRKPVRAYSGGMRRRLDLAASLIRDPEVLFLDEPTTGLDPRGRAEVWASVRALAGGGTTVLLTTQYLEEADQLADRISVVDAGRVIADGTADALKAATGGDRIDVVLRDAGQLGAAVALLPVEKDEISVDPDRRLLSAPVTDRMAALSGVVRALEDAGIEAEDVGLRRPTLDEVFLHLTGPTGPTGPVRRDDRTKEAVA, encoded by the coding sequence GTGGCCGACGCGGCGATCACCGTCGACGGAGCACGCAAGAAGTACGGCGAGAAACACGCACTGGGCGGGCTGGACCTCACCGTCGCCCGCGGCACGGTGCACGCAGTCCTGGGCCCGAACGGCGCGGGCAAGACAACCCTGGTCCGCATCCTGTCCACCCTGCTCGCGCCCGACGCGGGCCGCATCGAGGTGGCCGGGCACGACGTCGTGGCCGAGGGCCGGGCGGTGCGGCTGCGCATCGGCCTGCTCGGCCAGCACGCGGCCCTCGACGAGGAGCTGAGCGGTCGGCAGAACCTGGAGATGTTCGGCCGCCTGTACCACCTGGGCGCCCGCCCCGCGCGCGTGCGGGCCGGCGAACTCCTGGAGCGCTTCGGCCTCACCGGCACCGGCCGCAAGCCGGTGCGCGCCTACAGCGGCGGCATGCGGCGCCGCCTGGATCTGGCCGCCTCACTGATCAGGGACCCGGAGGTGCTGTTCCTGGACGAGCCGACGACCGGCCTCGATCCCCGCGGCCGCGCCGAGGTGTGGGCGTCGGTGCGCGCCCTGGCCGGCGGCGGGACGACGGTCCTGCTCACCACCCAGTACCTGGAGGAGGCCGACCAGCTCGCCGACCGCATCTCGGTCGTCGACGCCGGCCGGGTGATCGCCGACGGCACGGCGGACGCCCTCAAGGCGGCCACCGGCGGCGACCGCATCGACGTGGTGCTGCGGGACGCCGGGCAACTGGGCGCGGCGGTCGCGCTGTTGCCGGTGGAGAAGGATGAGATCTCGGTCGACCCGGACCGCCGGCTGCTCAGCGCCCCCGTCACCGACCGCATGGCGGCGCTCTCCGGCGTCGTACGCGCCCTGGAGGACGCCGGTATCGAGGCCGAGGACGTCGGTCTGCGCCGGCCGACGCTCGACGAGGTGTTCCTGCACCTGACGGGACCGACGGGACCGACGGGACCTGTGCGGCGGGACGACCGTACGAAGGAGGCCGTCGCATGA
- a CDS encoding ABC transporter permease, whose protein sequence is MSSAYVLNDCWTMTRRELAHWARQPVQVLVGLVFPVMLLLMFGYLMGGGRGVAGGYVDYLVPGMLALTMAFGLEGTMLNVTQDLNKGVVDRFRSLPMANCAVLVGRSAADMLQSAVGLAVLVGVGHALGWRVHGSPAAFLGAMGLLLLFRFAMLWIGIQLALVAGKPELVQAVQILVWPVGFLSNAIATPGSMPGWLGTVVEWNPMSRTTTAVRDLLGGPGGEPGHVWAAVCWPLGLLAVFFPLALRRFARLGR, encoded by the coding sequence ATGAGCAGCGCCTACGTACTGAACGACTGCTGGACCATGACCCGCCGCGAACTCGCCCACTGGGCACGGCAGCCCGTGCAGGTGCTCGTCGGCCTGGTCTTCCCCGTGATGCTGCTCCTGATGTTCGGGTACCTGATGGGCGGCGGACGCGGAGTCGCCGGCGGCTACGTGGACTACCTGGTGCCGGGCATGCTCGCGCTCACCATGGCCTTCGGCCTGGAGGGCACGATGCTCAACGTCACCCAGGATCTCAACAAGGGCGTCGTGGACCGCTTCCGCTCGCTGCCGATGGCCAACTGCGCGGTTCTGGTGGGGCGTTCGGCCGCCGACATGCTCCAGTCGGCCGTCGGGCTCGCGGTCCTCGTCGGTGTCGGGCACGCCCTCGGCTGGCGTGTGCACGGCTCCCCGGCCGCGTTCCTGGGCGCGATGGGCCTGTTGCTGCTCTTCCGGTTCGCCATGCTGTGGATCGGCATCCAGCTCGCCCTGGTCGCCGGGAAGCCCGAGCTGGTGCAGGCCGTGCAGATCCTGGTCTGGCCGGTCGGCTTCCTCTCCAATGCGATCGCCACGCCCGGCTCGATGCCCGGCTGGCTCGGTACGGTCGTCGAGTGGAACCCGATGTCCCGGACCACGACGGCCGTACGGGACCTGCTGGGCGGCCCCGGCGGGGAGCCGGGGCACGTGTGGGCGGCCGTCTGCTGGCCGCTGGGGCTGCTGGCGGTGTTCTTCCCACTCGCCCTGAGGCGGTTCGCGCGCCTCGGCCGATAG
- a CDS encoding glutamate decarboxylase, with the protein MALHKGPQKRDERPVSVNPFFGEANPVAGMTEAPPRHRLPDAAMPPMTAYQLVHDELMLDGNSRLNLATFVTTWMEPQAGVLMAECRDKNMIDKDEYPRTAELEQRCVAMLADLWNAPDPSTAVGCSTTGSSEACMLAGMALKRRWSKRNPTPGARPNLVMGVNVQVCWDKFCNFWEVEARQVPMEGDRFHLDPQAAADLCDENTIGVVGILGSTFDGSYEPIADLCAALDALQERTGLDIPVHVDGASGGMVAPFLDPDVVWDFRLPRVASINTSGHKYGLVYPGVGWALWRDKESLPEDLVFRVNYLGGDMPTFALNFSRPGAQVVAQYYTFLRLGREGFRAVQQTTRDVAVGVAERVEALGDFRLLTRGDELPVFAFTTADGVDSYDVFDVSRRMRESGWLVPAYTFPPNREDLSVLRVVCRNGFSTDLADLFVEDLTRLLPELRRQPHPFTQDKGTATGFHH; encoded by the coding sequence ATGGCACTCCACAAAGGCCCCCAGAAGCGCGACGAGCGCCCGGTGTCGGTCAATCCCTTCTTCGGGGAGGCCAATCCGGTCGCCGGCATGACCGAGGCGCCGCCCAGGCACCGGCTCCCGGACGCGGCGATGCCGCCGATGACGGCGTATCAGCTGGTGCACGACGAGCTGATGCTGGACGGCAACTCACGGCTGAATCTCGCCACGTTCGTCACCACCTGGATGGAGCCGCAGGCCGGCGTCCTGATGGCGGAGTGCCGGGACAAGAACATGATCGACAAGGACGAGTACCCGCGCACCGCCGAGTTGGAGCAGCGGTGCGTGGCGATGCTCGCCGACCTGTGGAACGCGCCCGATCCGTCGACGGCCGTGGGCTGTTCGACGACCGGCTCCAGCGAGGCGTGCATGCTCGCCGGGATGGCGCTCAAGCGGCGCTGGAGCAAGCGGAACCCCACCCCGGGGGCGCGGCCCAACCTGGTGATGGGCGTCAACGTCCAGGTGTGCTGGGACAAGTTCTGCAACTTCTGGGAGGTGGAGGCCCGCCAGGTGCCCATGGAGGGCGACCGCTTCCACCTCGACCCGCAGGCCGCCGCCGACCTGTGCGACGAGAACACCATCGGGGTCGTCGGCATCCTCGGCTCGACCTTCGACGGCTCCTACGAGCCCATCGCGGACCTCTGCGCGGCGCTCGACGCCCTCCAGGAGCGCACCGGTCTGGACATCCCGGTGCACGTGGACGGCGCGTCCGGCGGCATGGTCGCCCCCTTCCTCGACCCGGACGTGGTCTGGGACTTCCGCCTCCCGCGCGTGGCGTCCATCAACACCTCGGGGCACAAGTACGGACTGGTCTACCCGGGCGTCGGCTGGGCGCTGTGGCGCGACAAGGAGTCGCTGCCCGAGGACCTCGTCTTCCGCGTCAACTACCTGGGCGGCGACATGCCGACCTTCGCCCTCAACTTCTCGCGTCCCGGCGCCCAGGTGGTCGCGCAGTACTACACGTTCCTGCGGCTGGGCCGCGAGGGATTCCGGGCCGTGCAGCAGACGACGCGGGACGTGGCCGTGGGCGTCGCCGAACGCGTCGAGGCGCTCGGCGACTTCCGACTGCTGACCCGGGGCGACGAACTGCCGGTCTTCGCCTTCACGACGGCCGACGGCGTGGATTCGTACGACGTCTTCGACGTGTCCCGGCGGATGCGGGAGAGCGGCTGGCTGGTGCCCGCGTACACCTTCCCGCCGAACCGGGAGGACCTGTCCGTGCTGCGGGTGGTGTGCCGCAACGGCTTCTCGACGGACCTCGCCGACCTGTTCGTGGAGGACCTGACGCGGCTGCTGCCGGAACTGCGCCGTCAGCCGCACCCGTTCACCCAGGACAAGGGCACGGCCACCGGCTTCCACCACTGA
- a CDS encoding MerR family transcriptional regulator: MSYSVGQVAGFAGVTVRTLHHYDDIGLLVPSERSHAGHRRYGDTDLDRLQQILFYRELGFPLDEVAALLDDPAADPRAHLRRQHELLTARIEKLQKMAAAVEHAMEARTMGINLTPEERFEVFGDKDPEQYAEEAQQRWGGTEAYAESQRRAATYTKEDWKRIQAEVDDWGRRYAALVAAGEQPSGEAAMDLAEEHRQHIGRHYFDVPYEMHRCFGEMYVSDERFKAFYDSMGPGLAEHLRDAILANADRHTS, from the coding sequence GTGAGCTACTCCGTAGGACAGGTCGCGGGTTTCGCCGGCGTCACGGTGCGCACGCTGCACCACTACGACGACATCGGCCTGCTCGTCCCGAGCGAGCGCAGCCACGCGGGCCACCGGCGCTACGGCGACACCGACCTCGACCGGCTGCAGCAGATCCTGTTCTACCGGGAACTCGGCTTCCCGCTCGACGAGGTCGCCGCCCTGCTCGACGACCCGGCCGCGGACCCGCGCGCGCACCTGCGCCGCCAGCACGAGCTGCTGACCGCCCGGATCGAGAAGCTGCAGAAGATGGCGGCGGCCGTGGAGCACGCCATGGAGGCACGCACGATGGGCATCAACCTGACACCCGAGGAGCGGTTCGAGGTCTTCGGCGACAAGGACCCCGAGCAGTACGCGGAGGAGGCGCAGCAGCGCTGGGGCGGCACGGAGGCGTACGCCGAGTCACAGCGCCGCGCGGCCACGTACACCAAGGAGGACTGGAAGCGCATCCAGGCCGAGGTCGACGACTGGGGCCGCCGGTACGCGGCCCTCGTGGCGGCGGGCGAGCAGCCCTCCGGCGAGGCGGCCATGGACCTCGCCGAGGAACACCGGCAGCACATCGGCAGGCACTACTTCGACGTCCCTTACGAGATGCACCGGTGCTTCGGCGAGATGTACGTGTCCGACGAGCGCTTCAAGGCGTTCTACGACTCCATGGGGCCCGGTCTCGCCGAGCACCTGAGGGACGCGATCCTCGCGAACGCCGACCGCCACACCTCCTGA